One part of the Arthrobacter tumbae genome encodes these proteins:
- a CDS encoding ABC transporter substrate-binding protein, producing the protein MFTSTSARGTHPTKKRAAAITAGAAISALLLSGCVQSQREEDGGAAAEGEVDSTFVFAASSDPASLDPAFASDGESFRVSRQIFEGLVGVEPGTADPAPLLAESWETSEDGLSTTFALKEGVTFHDGTEFNAEAVCFNFDRWYNFTGLAQAPSVSYYYNNLFRGFADSPDAAVYESCEVNGDLEATVTLAKPFAGFIPALSLPAFAMQSPTALQEFNADDIGGSSEAPQLSEYAEGNPVGTGPFKFDSWNVGADLTVSAYEEYWGEQGDVQTVIFRIIDDPQARTQALQAGTVDGFDLVSPADIPLLEEEGFMIVPRDPFTILYLGINHTVEELSDPLVREAIHHAIDKQALIDQTLPEGTQLATQFIPDVVDGYNEDVTTYEYDPERAMELLAEAGYPDGFEVQFNYPTDVSRPYMPTPEQVFTNLSDQLSEVGITVTPAPDVWTPDYLDRIQGTENHGIHLLGWTGDYNDTDNFIGVFFGQEKPEFGFDNPELFEALSEARGMTDREEQTTTYEEINEQIAQFNPAIPLAHPAPSLAFAPRVDSYPASPVNDEVFSMIELNE; encoded by the coding sequence ATGTTCACAAGCACATCGGCGCGGGGGACGCATCCCACAAAGAAGCGCGCTGCCGCCATCACTGCCGGCGCCGCAATCAGCGCGTTGCTGCTCAGCGGCTGCGTCCAGAGCCAGCGGGAAGAAGACGGCGGCGCAGCTGCGGAGGGCGAGGTCGATTCGACCTTCGTGTTCGCAGCCTCGTCCGACCCTGCATCGCTTGACCCGGCATTCGCGAGCGACGGCGAGTCCTTCCGTGTCAGCCGGCAGATTTTCGAGGGACTTGTCGGCGTGGAGCCAGGCACAGCAGACCCGGCGCCGTTGCTGGCCGAGTCCTGGGAAACATCCGAGGACGGACTGTCCACCACGTTCGCGCTGAAGGAAGGCGTGACCTTCCACGACGGCACCGAGTTCAACGCCGAGGCCGTTTGCTTCAACTTCGACCGCTGGTACAACTTCACCGGGCTGGCCCAGGCGCCGTCGGTGTCCTACTACTACAACAACCTGTTCCGCGGCTTCGCGGATTCTCCGGACGCCGCAGTCTATGAGTCCTGCGAAGTGAACGGCGACCTTGAGGCCACCGTCACGCTTGCCAAGCCGTTCGCCGGATTCATCCCCGCGCTGTCGCTGCCTGCATTCGCCATGCAGAGCCCCACCGCGCTGCAGGAGTTCAACGCTGATGACATCGGAGGCTCCTCCGAAGCTCCCCAGCTGAGCGAATACGCGGAAGGCAACCCGGTAGGAACCGGACCGTTCAAGTTCGATTCCTGGAACGTCGGCGCAGACCTCACCGTCTCCGCGTACGAGGAGTACTGGGGCGAGCAGGGCGACGTCCAGACGGTCATCTTCCGGATCATCGATGACCCGCAGGCGCGCACGCAGGCGCTGCAGGCGGGGACCGTCGACGGCTTCGACCTCGTGTCCCCGGCTGACATTCCGCTTCTTGAGGAGGAAGGGTTCATGATCGTTCCGCGCGATCCGTTCACCATCCTCTACCTCGGCATCAACCACACCGTCGAAGAGCTGAGCGATCCGCTGGTCCGCGAGGCCATCCACCACGCCATCGACAAGCAGGCGCTGATCGACCAGACGCTGCCTGAGGGAACCCAGCTGGCCACGCAGTTCATTCCCGATGTCGTCGACGGCTACAACGAGGACGTCACCACGTACGAATACGATCCGGAGCGCGCGATGGAACTGCTGGCCGAGGCCGGCTACCCGGACGGCTTCGAGGTCCAGTTCAACTACCCGACGGACGTCTCCCGCCCGTACATGCCTACCCCGGAGCAGGTGTTCACGAACCTCAGTGACCAGCTGAGCGAGGTCGGCATCACCGTTACCCCGGCGCCCGACGTCTGGACGCCTGACTACCTCGACCGCATTCAGGGCACCGAGAACCACGGCATCCACCTCCTCGGCTGGACCGGCGACTACAACGACACCGACAACTTCATCGGCGTCTTCTTCGGCCAGGAGAAGCCGGAGTTCGGCTTCGACAACCCGGAACTGTTCGAGGCACTCAGCGAGGCTCGCGGCATGACAGACCGCGAAGAGCAGACCACCACCTACGAGGAGATCAACGAGCAGATCGCCCAGTTCAACCCGGCGATCCCGCTGGCGCATCCCGCGCCGTCGCTGGCCTTCGCTCCGCGGGTGGATTCCTACCCGGCGAGCCCCGTGAATGACGAAGTATTCAGCATGATCGAACTGAACGAGTAA
- a CDS encoding MarP family serine protease: MFGFTLLDIILVLVLIGYLIAGLKNGFLVTLGGIIGFAAGAVAAFFAIPLVSAWVSDDAWRLAAVIATALLLVIIGQALGAGLGRALSNRAGSAPVRVIDRLLGGATNVVVAALVLAMLAFSISTMGVPFLSQSIASSKVLGSIDTLTPSPVRAWMAQIRSIAVADGIPTLLEGVAPASPAPVPDASVDTPALAAASQSVLRIAGTAYQCGQNQTGSGFIVAPGRVVTNAHVVAGVNQPVVEVPGAGAVPGSVVYFDPVRDIAVIAVDGLDRAPLALGEDQETGDTAAFAGYPAGGPFQIQPASIQNRSDVLVENIYGADPTAIDVYTLAANVQQGNSGGPLLDMEGRVAGVIFAKSTADVPVGYALTLNELRPVVEQAATLSETVSAGQCTER, translated from the coding sequence GTGTTCGGTTTTACACTCCTGGACATCATTCTGGTCCTGGTGCTGATCGGCTACCTCATTGCCGGGCTGAAAAACGGCTTCCTGGTCACCCTCGGCGGCATCATCGGGTTCGCGGCCGGCGCAGTGGCCGCGTTCTTCGCCATCCCGCTGGTCAGTGCGTGGGTATCCGACGACGCCTGGCGGCTCGCAGCGGTGATCGCAACTGCCCTGCTCCTGGTCATTATCGGGCAGGCGCTCGGCGCGGGGCTGGGCCGCGCGCTCAGCAACAGGGCCGGATCAGCTCCGGTGCGCGTCATCGACCGCCTTCTGGGAGGGGCGACCAACGTCGTCGTAGCGGCGCTGGTGCTCGCCATGCTGGCATTCAGTATCAGCACCATGGGCGTGCCTTTCCTCTCCCAGTCGATCGCCTCATCGAAGGTGCTGGGCAGCATCGACACCCTGACGCCGTCGCCCGTTCGTGCCTGGATGGCGCAGATCCGTTCCATCGCCGTCGCTGATGGTATTCCCACACTCCTTGAGGGAGTGGCGCCGGCCAGCCCGGCTCCCGTGCCGGATGCATCAGTGGACACACCGGCGCTCGCGGCCGCCTCACAGTCCGTCCTGCGCATCGCAGGCACCGCCTATCAGTGTGGCCAGAACCAGACCGGGTCGGGATTCATCGTCGCGCCGGGCCGGGTGGTCACCAACGCCCACGTGGTGGCAGGGGTGAACCAGCCGGTCGTCGAGGTTCCCGGTGCAGGTGCAGTGCCGGGAAGCGTCGTCTATTTCGATCCGGTGCGGGACATCGCGGTAATCGCCGTGGACGGCCTGGACCGGGCGCCGCTTGCGCTCGGGGAGGACCAGGAGACGGGAGACACCGCGGCCTTCGCTGGATACCCTGCGGGCGGGCCGTTCCAGATCCAGCCGGCAAGCATCCAGAACCGGTCCGACGTACTCGTCGAGAACATCTACGGAGCTGACCCGACGGCAATCGACGTCTACACACTGGCCGCAAATGTGCAGCAGGGGAACTCGGGCGGGCCGCTCCTGGACATGGAGGGCCGGGTTGCCGGCGTGATCTTCGCGAAGTCCACCGCTGACGTGCCGGTGGGCTACGCACTGACGCTGAACGAGCTTCGCCCCGTCGTCGAACAGGCAGCAACGCTGAGCGAAACAGTGTCCGCCGGACAGTGCACGGAACGCTAG
- a CDS encoding ABC transporter permease, which translates to MLRVIGKRLALLVPTLFGLSVLLFLWVRGLPGGPATALLGERATPEAVARVNELYGFDEPILLQYFTYMGKLLQGDFGTSIITGRPVLEEFATRFPATIELSVVALIFAIGVGIPLGYMAARHYGKVLDHGSVVLSLIGITIPVFFLAFIFKYLFAIQWPILPPDGRQNPRINATHVTDFYVLDGLLTGEYDAAWDAFQHLILPGLALGTIPLAIIVRITRASVLEVQNADYVRTARAKGLMEKTIRSRFILRNAMLPVVTTIGLQTGLLISGAVLTETVFAFNGIGSFLRDAIFELDYPVLQGFVIFIAILYALINLLVDVSYSVIDPRVRVQ; encoded by the coding sequence GTGCTTCGCGTCATTGGTAAACGCCTCGCCCTGCTCGTTCCTACCCTGTTTGGACTTTCGGTCCTGCTTTTTCTCTGGGTTCGGGGCCTGCCGGGCGGGCCTGCAACAGCCCTGCTGGGCGAGCGGGCAACCCCGGAAGCGGTAGCCCGCGTCAACGAGCTGTACGGTTTCGACGAACCGATCCTCCTTCAGTACTTCACCTACATGGGCAAGCTGCTGCAGGGCGATTTCGGTACCTCGATCATCACTGGCCGTCCCGTACTCGAAGAGTTTGCAACACGCTTCCCGGCCACGATCGAACTGAGCGTGGTAGCGCTGATCTTCGCGATCGGTGTCGGTATCCCGCTGGGCTATATGGCCGCGCGCCATTACGGCAAGGTGCTGGACCACGGTTCAGTGGTCCTCAGCCTGATCGGGATCACCATTCCGGTGTTCTTCCTGGCCTTCATCTTCAAGTACCTGTTTGCCATCCAGTGGCCTATCCTGCCGCCGGACGGCCGCCAGAATCCGCGAATCAACGCTACGCATGTCACTGATTTTTATGTGCTGGACGGACTCCTGACAGGCGAGTACGACGCCGCGTGGGACGCCTTCCAGCACCTGATCCTTCCAGGACTGGCACTGGGAACCATCCCGCTGGCCATTATTGTGCGCATCACGCGCGCTTCGGTGCTGGAAGTGCAGAACGCCGACTACGTACGGACGGCCCGCGCCAAGGGACTCATGGAGAAGACGATCCGGAGCCGGTTCATCCTTCGCAACGCGATGCTTCCCGTGGTGACGACCATCGGCCTGCAGACCGGCCTGCTCATCTCGGGCGCGGTCCTTACGGAGACGGTCTTTGCCTTCAACGGCATCGGCAGTTTCCTTCGCGACGCCATCTTCGAACTGGACTACCCGGTGCTGCAGGGCTTCGTTATCTTCATTGCGATCCTATACGCGCTGATCAATCTCCTGGTTGACGTCTCGTACTCCGTCATCGATCCAAGGGTGCGTGTGCAATGA
- a CDS encoding DUF4177 domain-containing protein → MTKWEYSTIPLIIHATKQILDQWGEDGWELVQVVPGPDGNGLVAYLKREKNAS, encoded by the coding sequence ATGACCAAATGGGAGTACTCCACAATTCCGCTCATCATCCACGCAACCAAGCAGATTCTCGACCAGTGGGGTGAGGACGGCTGGGAGCTCGTGCAGGTGGTTCCGGGGCCGGACGGCAACGGTCTCGTTGCATACCTCAAGCGGGAGAAAAACGCGTCGTGA
- a CDS encoding Crp/Fnr family transcriptional regulator, with the protein MDIEVLRRAPLFASLSDEVFAALTDELTEVDLSRGASVFREGDQGDQLYFIVSGKIKLGRTAQDGRENLLAILGPGELFGEMALFDPSPRTATATAVSETRLAGLKNENLRALLETRPEVSAQLLQALARRLRRTNESLADLVFSDVPGRVAKALLDLADRFGRPATDGILVAHELTQEELAQLVGASRETVNKALAEFVQRGWLRLEARAVVILDIQRLRQRSR; encoded by the coding sequence ATGGATATCGAGGTATTGCGCAGGGCGCCCCTGTTCGCTTCACTGAGCGATGAGGTGTTTGCGGCACTCACTGACGAGCTGACTGAAGTGGACCTGTCGCGCGGCGCGTCGGTCTTCCGGGAGGGCGATCAGGGCGACCAGCTCTACTTCATCGTCTCCGGCAAGATCAAGCTTGGCCGCACTGCCCAGGACGGCCGCGAGAACCTGCTGGCAATCCTCGGCCCTGGTGAACTCTTCGGCGAAATGGCCCTGTTCGATCCCAGCCCCCGCACCGCCACGGCAACAGCTGTGTCCGAGACCCGCCTCGCCGGCCTCAAGAACGAAAACCTTCGTGCCCTGCTGGAGACCCGCCCCGAGGTGTCCGCCCAGCTGCTGCAGGCCCTGGCCCGCCGGTTGCGCCGCACCAACGAATCCCTCGCGGATTTGGTCTTCTCCGACGTGCCGGGCCGTGTGGCCAAGGCCTTGCTGGACCTCGCGGACCGCTTCGGCCGCCCCGCGACCGACGGCATCCTGGTGGCCCACGAACTGACGCAGGAAGAGCTTGCGCAGCTTGTCGGCGCTTCCCGTGAAACCGTGAACAAGGCGCTCGCCGAGTTCGTCCAGCGCGGCTGGCTGCGCCTGGAGGCGCGCGCCGTCGTCATCCTGGATATTCAGCGGCTGCGTCAGCGGAGCCGCTGA
- a CDS encoding transglycosylase domain-containing protein, which produces MAARKSPFFDTATTLGKIIAFLGISGLSGVLAAGLLVPVAAAAGTGASASIQFFENLPAELERGALAQPSKIVASDDSLIATLYEENRQPVTLDQVSENMTDALIAIEDDQFYDHGGVDLQGIISAAISNISSDTTRGASTITQQYVNNVLIDASMQSGGDITFSGQKTLGDKLREAKLAIAVEKELSKEEILAGYLNIVPFTGNTYGVQAASKYFFNVEAKDLNIQQAALLAGVVNGPTFYSPELYPERSLERRNLVIGRMLETGKITQEEYDAAVASDLGLTITPVLNGCVGAEQAPYFCDYVTHLVLNDPAYGETREDRENLLYRGGLTIKTTLDPRAQAAAQTAVNETANRETTDPAVGHSMVSLEPGTGDILVMAQNTRFMPGETPGDSVQNFNVDAYYMGDPNKPVGGLGGFQPGSTFKPFVVAAWLEDGRALNTVVDGSKKAYPAGDRWEASCLPRGFYEILSDDPDYEYEPQNYGDINYGDYTVLEGLAQSYNTVTFETAEQLDLCKIRDMAFEMGVHNGKSSEGEPLPVDVNVPMLIGGSSDVAPMSMATAYATLAAEGLQCDPRALVEVTAVNGDTYPVPAPACEQVISKEIARGVNYATQEVMERGSGQLLEFGDIPMAGKTGTNDARSQTWFMGYNSAMATASWIGNWKEGNTGLSGMQIGGRTYPEIDGSLIAAPSWARYMQQIQGAYQPEPFADPPSNMINSRRPTEPDRSPDTNADDEPATNTGQLILPPAPGGNTLPVTPPDNSGNNGNGNGNGNGNGGGNG; this is translated from the coding sequence ATGGCTGCTCGTAAATCTCCTTTCTTTGACACGGCAACCACCCTGGGGAAGATCATTGCATTTCTTGGAATCAGTGGCTTGAGCGGGGTGCTTGCCGCTGGCCTTCTGGTGCCAGTGGCTGCTGCCGCCGGTACCGGCGCCTCCGCGTCCATCCAGTTCTTCGAGAACCTCCCGGCTGAGCTCGAGCGCGGCGCGCTCGCCCAGCCGTCCAAGATTGTTGCCTCCGACGACTCGCTGATCGCCACCCTGTATGAGGAGAACCGCCAGCCTGTCACGCTGGATCAGGTCTCCGAGAACATGACGGATGCGCTGATCGCGATCGAAGATGATCAGTTTTACGACCACGGCGGCGTTGACCTCCAGGGCATCATCAGCGCGGCCATCAGCAATATCAGCAGCGACACCACCCGCGGCGCCTCCACCATCACGCAGCAGTACGTCAACAACGTACTCATCGACGCCAGCATGCAGAGCGGCGGCGACATCACCTTCAGCGGTCAGAAGACCCTGGGCGACAAACTTCGCGAAGCAAAGCTGGCTATCGCAGTGGAGAAGGAGCTGAGCAAGGAGGAGATCCTCGCCGGCTATCTGAACATCGTGCCGTTCACCGGCAACACCTACGGCGTCCAGGCCGCCTCCAAATATTTCTTCAACGTTGAGGCGAAAGACCTGAACATCCAGCAGGCCGCGTTGCTTGCCGGAGTGGTCAATGGGCCCACCTTCTACAGCCCCGAGCTCTACCCGGAGCGGTCGCTGGAGCGCCGCAACCTGGTGATCGGCCGAATGCTGGAGACCGGCAAGATCACGCAGGAAGAGTATGACGCCGCGGTTGCCTCCGACCTGGGGCTGACCATTACGCCGGTCCTTAACGGCTGCGTCGGTGCCGAACAGGCACCCTACTTCTGCGACTACGTGACACACCTGGTCCTCAACGATCCTGCCTACGGCGAAACCCGCGAGGACCGGGAGAATCTGCTGTACCGCGGTGGTTTGACCATCAAGACCACTCTTGATCCGCGCGCACAGGCAGCTGCCCAGACCGCAGTCAACGAGACAGCGAACCGCGAGACCACTGACCCAGCAGTGGGTCACTCGATGGTGAGCCTCGAGCCCGGCACCGGAGACATCCTGGTCATGGCGCAGAACACCCGGTTCATGCCCGGTGAAACTCCGGGCGACTCGGTGCAGAACTTCAACGTCGATGCGTATTACATGGGAGATCCCAACAAGCCGGTCGGCGGGCTCGGCGGTTTCCAGCCGGGCTCGACGTTCAAGCCGTTCGTCGTGGCGGCGTGGCTGGAGGACGGCCGGGCGCTCAACACTGTGGTGGACGGCAGCAAGAAGGCCTATCCTGCAGGCGACCGCTGGGAGGCCAGCTGCCTGCCGCGGGGCTTCTACGAGATCCTCAGCGACGACCCGGATTACGAGTACGAGCCCCAGAACTACGGCGACATCAACTACGGCGACTACACCGTCCTCGAAGGTCTCGCGCAGTCCTACAACACCGTGACCTTCGAAACCGCCGAGCAGCTCGACCTGTGCAAGATCCGCGACATGGCCTTCGAGATGGGCGTCCATAACGGCAAGAGCTCGGAAGGTGAGCCGCTTCCGGTCGATGTGAATGTGCCGATGCTCATCGGTGGTTCGAGCGACGTCGCCCCGATGTCGATGGCAACGGCGTATGCCACCCTCGCAGCTGAAGGCCTGCAGTGTGATCCGCGCGCTCTGGTCGAGGTAACTGCGGTCAACGGCGATACGTACCCCGTCCCAGCACCCGCATGTGAGCAGGTGATCTCCAAGGAAATAGCCCGCGGGGTGAACTACGCCACGCAGGAAGTGATGGAGCGTGGGTCGGGTCAGCTGCTTGAGTTTGGCGACATCCCCATGGCCGGCAAGACCGGCACCAATGACGCCCGCTCGCAGACCTGGTTCATGGGTTACAACTCCGCCATGGCAACTGCCTCCTGGATCGGTAACTGGAAGGAAGGCAATACGGGTCTCAGCGGAATGCAGATCGGTGGACGGACTTACCCCGAAATTGACGGTTCACTGATCGCCGCACCGTCTTGGGCCCGCTACATGCAGCAAATCCAGGGTGCCTACCAGCCCGAGCCGTTCGCTGACCCGCCGTCGAACATGATCAATTCGAGGCGCCCCACCGAGCCGGACAGGTCACCGGATACAAACGCCGATGATGAGCCGGCCACCAACACCGGTCAGCTGATTCTTCCGCCGGCGCCAGGCGGCAACACCCTGCCTGTTACGCCCCCGGACAATTCAGGCAACAATGGGAACGGTAATGGCAATGGGAACGGCAACGGCGGAGGTAACGGCTGA
- a CDS encoding metallophosphoesterase codes for MTAAAGVATLGYAAFVERNLFGLRKENLAILPPGSRPLQVLHLSDIHMVPRQAAKTKWLQGLAELKPDLVVNTGDNLSHPKALAPLLDALEPLLEFPGVFVPGSNDYYAPRLQNPFKYFSGPSSSKGDKPLKELPWQQMFARFGSAGWVDLTNRSQSMGVRGVRLDFSGVDDPHLKRDKFVGFPSGSSTAHEAPYLRVGVAHAPYQRVLDTFTDGGANLILAGHTHGGQVCIPGYGALVSNCDLPTWRARGLTQWEHNGRTVPLNVSAGIGTSRFAPVRFACRPEAVLLTLTPR; via the coding sequence ATGACGGCAGCAGCCGGCGTCGCCACCCTGGGGTACGCAGCGTTCGTCGAGCGGAACCTTTTCGGCCTTCGCAAGGAGAACCTTGCAATCCTTCCCCCCGGCAGCAGGCCACTGCAGGTCCTGCACCTCTCGGATATCCACATGGTTCCCCGTCAGGCCGCCAAGACCAAGTGGCTGCAGGGCCTGGCCGAGCTGAAACCGGACCTCGTGGTCAACACCGGCGACAACCTCAGCCACCCCAAGGCGCTTGCGCCCCTCTTGGACGCGCTGGAACCCCTCCTGGAGTTTCCCGGCGTCTTCGTGCCCGGTTCCAACGATTACTACGCGCCGCGCCTGCAGAATCCGTTCAAGTACTTCAGCGGGCCCTCCTCGAGTAAGGGAGACAAGCCGCTGAAGGAACTTCCCTGGCAGCAGATGTTCGCCCGGTTCGGATCCGCGGGGTGGGTCGATCTCACCAACCGGTCGCAGTCCATGGGAGTGAGGGGTGTCCGTCTCGACTTCAGCGGCGTCGACGATCCTCATCTCAAGAGGGACAAGTTCGTTGGCTTCCCGTCGGGGAGTAGCACGGCTCATGAAGCCCCTTACCTCCGAGTCGGCGTAGCGCACGCCCCCTACCAGCGTGTCCTCGACACCTTCACCGACGGCGGAGCGAACCTCATCCTCGCTGGTCACACCCACGGCGGCCAGGTCTGCATTCCCGGTTACGGCGCCCTCGTCAGCAATTGCGATCTGCCCACGTGGCGCGCCCGCGGCCTCACCCAGTGGGAGCACAACGGCCGGACTGTTCCACTGAATGTTTCCGCAGGCATCGGAACCTCGCGGTTTGCCCCAGTCCGTTTCGCTTGCCGCCCCGAAGCAGTATTGCTGACGCTCACCCCACGCTGA
- a CDS encoding NUDIX hydrolase: protein MNRSSTRLFPVPEEQQGAARSWIDHGERTPMKPRPASSVVLIRDAPAGTEVYLSYRRGESPLGVVAFPGGSVEENDDDPVTWFGPSPAQWSAALAADDHHVARRFVIAAIRELFEETGVLLAGPDASSLVEGTRHPQWMEARKAMAAGDRTFAEILAKRGLGLRTDLIKPLSAWLSPDFAHRRFDTRYFAAAQPVNQEPTLLASKGVWGQWRWSAEEIMHRNATSLGDEVNQPNTTGRTLGELTVPAVELILEKIGSSRGCIAYLSHKRPMKVFSPRLIESEGETKIEVECSTATEGSEQRGR, encoded by the coding sequence GTGAATCGTTCAAGTACCAGGCTCTTCCCAGTCCCGGAAGAGCAGCAGGGTGCCGCCCGCAGTTGGATTGATCACGGCGAGCGCACCCCCATGAAGCCGCGTCCGGCGTCGTCGGTCGTGCTGATCCGTGACGCTCCGGCCGGTACCGAGGTCTACCTCTCGTACCGGCGCGGGGAGTCACCGCTTGGCGTGGTGGCCTTCCCCGGCGGCAGCGTGGAGGAGAACGACGACGATCCCGTCACCTGGTTTGGTCCGTCGCCTGCCCAATGGTCCGCAGCCCTTGCCGCCGACGACCACCATGTCGCGCGGCGGTTTGTGATCGCCGCGATCCGCGAGCTCTTCGAGGAGACAGGCGTGCTGCTGGCAGGGCCGGATGCGTCGAGCCTTGTCGAAGGGACCCGCCACCCGCAGTGGATGGAAGCCCGTAAAGCGATGGCCGCCGGTGACAGGACCTTTGCGGAGATCCTCGCCAAGCGAGGGCTCGGTCTGCGCACCGACCTCATCAAGCCGTTGTCCGCCTGGCTCAGCCCGGATTTTGCCCACCGCCGTTTCGATACGCGGTATTTTGCGGCAGCCCAGCCGGTCAACCAGGAACCCACCCTGCTCGCGAGCAAGGGCGTGTGGGGACAGTGGCGGTGGTCTGCCGAGGAAATCATGCACCGGAATGCCACCTCCCTCGGCGATGAAGTCAATCAGCCGAACACTACCGGCCGGACACTGGGTGAGCTCACGGTTCCCGCCGTTGAGCTCATCCTCGAGAAGATCGGCTCCTCGCGCGGCTGCATCGCGTACCTGTCGCACAAGCGGCCGATGAAGGTCTTCTCGCCCCGGCTCATTGAGTCCGAGGGTGAGACGAAGATCGAAGTCGAATGCTCAACCGCCACGGAAGGCTCCGAGCAGCGCGGCCGGTAG
- a CDS encoding RidA family protein, which yields MTSANEAVSAVESRLKDLGITLPEVAAPVAAYIPAVVSGNYVYTSGQLPFINGELPAKGKVGSDIDVDQAKEFAAICAVNALAAVKSQIGDLDRISRIVKVVGFVASDPTFTGQPGVINGASELLGQVFGEAGAHARSAVGVAVLPLDASVEVEIIAEFI from the coding sequence GTGACCAGCGCCAATGAAGCAGTGTCCGCGGTGGAGAGCAGGCTGAAGGACCTTGGGATCACCCTTCCCGAGGTAGCGGCACCGGTGGCCGCGTACATCCCCGCAGTGGTCTCCGGCAACTATGTCTACACGTCAGGACAGCTTCCGTTTATTAATGGTGAACTCCCAGCTAAAGGCAAGGTCGGGAGTGATATAGACGTGGACCAGGCCAAGGAGTTTGCGGCCATCTGCGCCGTGAACGCACTCGCAGCTGTGAAGTCGCAGATCGGCGACCTCGACCGCATCAGCCGGATCGTGAAGGTGGTGGGATTCGTTGCATCGGATCCCACGTTCACGGGCCAGCCGGGAGTGATCAACGGGGCGTCCGAGCTGCTCGGGCAGGTCTTCGGTGAGGCGGGCGCCCACGCGCGTTCCGCCGTCGGGGTTGCAGTACTACCATTGGATGCGTCAGTAGAAGTCGAGATTATCGCGGAGTTCATCTAG